The following is a genomic window from Paenibacillus thiaminolyticus.
GAAAACAATAAAAGTTCGATATTTTATTTATTGCAAATACAGTAATACACTGAAATTAAAAAGTCAATGAATCGAATGCAGCGATAGATAAGGAGTGAGGGGTCATGTATGGCTTCGGACAAGTGGTCGGCATACCGGCCGTGATGATGCGGGGAGGGACAAGCAAAGGGCTCGTATTGCGGACATGCGATCTCCCGTCAGATGGCGCGCTGCGGGATCAGGTCATTTTGCGCATGTTCGGAAGCCCGGACAGCAATCAGATCGACGGGCTGGGAGGGGGGAGCAGTCTGACCAGCAAGCTGGCCCTGATCGGCCCTCCTTCTCATCCGGAGGCGCATATCGATTATACCTTCGGGCAAGTCAGCCTTGACAAGAACGTCATCGATTATAAAGTCACTTGCGGGAATCTGACGGCTGCGGTCGGGCTGTATGCCGCGGAAGAAGGTTACGTCCCCATGACTGAACCGATTACGGAAGTGAAGATATACAATACCAATACCGATAAACTGATTATTGCCGAAATTCCGGTGAAGAACGGGGCCATTCAATATGAAGGCCAGTTCTCGATCGCCGGCGTTCCGGGCGAATCGTCCAAGATTATGCTGAATTTTTCCGATGCGGGCGGGACGTTTACGCAAAAAACGCTGCCGACAGGAAATGTCGTCGATACGGTGCAAGCGGGTGACGGGCGGCGGATGGAGATCAGTATCGTTGACTGCGTCAACACGATTGTCTTTGTCAACGCGCGGGATGTCGGGCTTACGGGCACGGAGCTTCGGGCGGACATTAACGGCAATGCGGCGCTGCTGGACACGCTGGAGCAGATTCGTGTCGAGGGCGGCATTCTTGCCGGGCTAATCCGGCCGGACGAACCAGTCGGCCCGGGAACCCATTCCCTCCCCAAGATCGTTATCGTCGCGGAGCCGGCCGATTACGTCACGTCGGCGAAGGAGCCGATACGCGCGGCGGATATCGACATTTTATCGCGCTATATTTCGATGGGGGGCCTTCATAGGGCCCATGCTGTCGGCGGAGCGTTGGCGCTTGCGGCCGCCTGCCAAATACCGGGGACGATCCCCAACCGGTTGACGGCGTCACCGGGTTCGGCCGTGCGCATCGGGCACCCGTCCGGCACGATGTATGCGGAAGCCGCCGTCGCCAGGACACCATCGGATTGGCTGGTCATGCGAGCGGCTTGCGGCCGAACCGCCCGCAGGCTAATGGCCGGCGACGCC
Proteins encoded in this region:
- a CDS encoding 2-methylaconitate cis-trans isomerase PrpF family protein, with the protein product MYGFGQVVGIPAVMMRGGTSKGLVLRTCDLPSDGALRDQVILRMFGSPDSNQIDGLGGGSSLTSKLALIGPPSHPEAHIDYTFGQVSLDKNVIDYKVTCGNLTAAVGLYAAEEGYVPMTEPITEVKIYNTNTDKLIIAEIPVKNGAIQYEGQFSIAGVPGESSKIMLNFSDAGGTFTQKTLPTGNVVDTVQAGDGRRMEISIVDCVNTIVFVNARDVGLTGTELRADINGNAALLDTLEQIRVEGGILAGLIRPDEPVGPGTHSLPKIVIVAEPADYVTSAKEPIRAADIDILSRYISMGGLHRAHAVGGALALAAACQIPGTIPNRLTASPGSAVRIGHPSGTMYAEAAVARTPSDWLVMRAACGRTARRLMAGDAYIPAAVLSAPN